The nucleotide sequence TACAATACCGAGCTTTTGAAGATTAATTCAAGACTTGTAACTGTCAAGAGAAAACACTCGAAAAAAGCACTGATAAAATAACATTTGATATAGAACCAATGTTTTTTTATAACGCTCGGTTTTTAATAAATATTCTTTTAGGGATGGGTTAAGAGTAGAAGGTCCCAAGTTGAAAAATCCCCATTTTTAAGACCGACTAACGTATTTTGGGGGGAAGATGCGCTGGTTTGGAAATTTTTTTCTGAACAATCGGGGATGGAGCGGGCGAATAGGGCTGAGTTATGGATTTTGTGTAGAGCATGCTCTAATTTTGTGCTATCAGCCTACCCGGTACTTTTGCCTGTGGTCGCGTCGGAGGGCGCATGGAGAAGGTTCGCGTATGTGCCGATGCCAGGATAGAACTCAGCGTGATCGGTCCCATCGTATATACAATTTTCTTTTTCTGTGAACAATCGTTCATCTATATTCAAAAAATTTGAAAAAGATTGACTGTGGATTATTATACACTTTCGTAGCGAAGCTCTAAAACATAGGATAGAGAAGAGGAATCATTATGAAGTACGATGTTCTGATCAAGAATGGAAGAATATTCGATGGAGAAGGGAACGGATCCTTTATCGGAGATGTTGCGGTCCTGGATGGAACTATTGTAGAGATCTCAAAATCGATTTCCGGTGATGCAAAGAAGATTTATGACGCAAAAGGACTTTGGGTTACTCCGGGATTCATTGACTTTCATACACATTACGATGCAGAGGTGGAAGCTTCTCCAGGACTTAAAGAATCTGTAATGCACGGTGTGACCACCATCACAATGGGAAGTTGTTCTCTCAGTCTTTGTATCGGAACGGCTGAAGACCTTGCGGATATGTTCAGTAGGGTGGAGGCAATCCCGAGAGAGCAAGTGCTACCTTTATTACAAAAAAAGAAAACTTGGAATTCGATGAAAGAATATGCCGACCATTTGAATTCGCTTCCTTTGGGTCCGAATGTTTCTACATTTTTGGGGCATTCTGCTATCCGAGCTTATTCTATGGGATTGGAAAGATCTCTTTCTCATGGAGTAAAACCTACGGAGCAGGAAATGTTACAAATGGAGAAACTTCTGCAAGAAGCGATCGACTGCGGATACTTGGGACTGTCTATCAATACTCTTACCTGGGACAAGATGGATGGAAGCCGATTCAGAAGTAAACCTCTTCCGTCTACCTTTGCCAAATGGTCCGAGATTAGCAGGTTGAATCGAATCGTTCGTAGAGAAGAGCGTATCTTCCAAGGAGTGCCGAACGTTTCTACAAAGTATAATGTTCTTCTATTCTTTAAGGAAAGTCTAGGGATTTTGAGAAAAAAACTAAAGACTACGATCATTTCTCTCATGGATCCAAGATCCAATCGATCTATTTACAAATTGGTAGCGTTTTTAACTCGGATCGTGAATACGATCTTAAAAGGAGACGTTCGTTTGCAGGCGGTTCCGGCGGTATTCGATCTTTATGCGGATGGAGTAGATGTAGTAGTCTTCGAAGAATTCGGTGCGGGAACCGCTGCCATTCATTTGGCGGATCTTGCCGAGCGCAGGAAACTTCTGCTCGATAAAGGGTATAGAAAATGGTTTCGCAGACAATGGACCAATTGGTTTTTGCCACGAGTATTTCATAGAGACTTCAACGAATCCAAGATTGTAGAATGTCCTGATCAAAAGCTGGTAGGCAGATCCTTCTCCGAACTCGCCAAAGAAAGAAAACAACATGTGGTCGAAACATTTTTGGATCTATGTGCGGAGTATGGGAACGATATACGTTGGTATACTGTGATCGGGAACGACCGAAAAGGGCCTTTAAAGTATATAGTCAGTCATCCGGATGTGTTGATCGGATTTTCCGATGCAGGAGCCCATTTAAGAGGAATGGCTCATTATAATTTTCCATTACGTTTTCTGAAATTAGTGAGAGATGCAGAACTGGAAGGAAAACCTTTCCTCTCTATGGAAAAGGCGGTTTGGAGAGTGACGGGAGAGATCGCTGATTGGTTCGGTTTAGATACAGGCAAATTGAAAGTAGGGGCTCAAGCGGATATCGTTCTTTTAAATCCAAACGGTCTGAACGAAAAAGTGGAAACCATCCAAGAAACCCCCATGCCGGAATTCGGCGGAATGGTTCGTTTGGTTCGCAGAAATGAAGAAGCGATCCGTGCGGTGCTGATTAACGGAAAAGTCGCTGTGGAGAACGGGATCGTTCTTCCCGAGATCGGAAAAGAAAACGGTTTCGGTAGATTTATGGCCCATAAGGCAAAAGATTATTTGTATCGCTCTACAAAGGGGCAAAAACGGGAAACTGCAGGTTCTGCCGCTTAAACCAAGTTTAAGGAATACGAACTACGATCTTTCCGAAATGTTTTCCGTCTTTCAAATACTCTAATGCATCTTTGAATTCGGAAAGTTCGTAGACCTTATCCACTACCGGTTTCAGTTTCCATTCTTCTATTGCTTTGTTCATGGCAAGGAAACCTTCTCTATGACCGACTACGATCCCTTGGACTTTGATCTGGTTCATGACCAGAGGGAGAAGGTTTAGATCCTTGATGGCTCCCGCTAAGATCCCGATTAGATGGATTGTGCCGAATAATTTTACTGCCTTAATGGATTGTTCTAAGGTTCCGGCTCCGCCCACTTCCACTATGTGATCGGCACCTTCTCCACCGGTTAACTCTCTGATCTTCTCTCCCCAGGATGTTACACTTTTATAGTTGATCAGATAATCCGCGCCTAAGGATTTTCCTCTTTCCAGTTTTTCGTCGGAGGAAGAGGTCAAATAGACTGTGGCTCCAACTGCTTTAGCAAATTGTAATGCGAATAAGGAAACTCCGCCTGTGCCTTGTATAACTACGGATTCCCCTTTTTTGAGTCGGCTTTCCACAAAAAAAGAAGACCAAGCGGTAAGTCCGGCACAAGGAAGTGTGGCAGCTTCTTCAAAGTTGAGATGAGAAGGCATTGGAACCACTCCGGTTGCAGGAAGGATTGCATATTGTCTTAGAGTCCCGTCTAAAGGACCGCCGAGAGTGGTCCTGAGTTCTTTTTTGTTTGCATGTCCGGATAACCAGTATGGAGCAAAGGTTGCGTTTATTTTATCTCCGCTCGTAATACCTGTGACATTCTCTCCGACTTCTACTATTTCTCCCGATCCGTCGCTGCAAGGAACCATTGGTACGGGAAAATTCGGATTGTACTTTCCTTGAACCACCAGATAATCCCTGAAATTTAAGGAAGCCGCTCTGAAACGGACTAAAACTTCTCCAGGACCTGGCTTGCCCGGTTCCGGTAGATCGATTAAGGAGAGATTTTCTTTTCCGAAAGAGGAAAGTTGGACCGCTTTCATTTGATTATACTTTTATAATGTAGTTCGGAGGGTAGAAGGACTCCCGCGATCAGGAGCCCTTCTGCGGTAGTTTACTTTCTACCTAGTCCTAGTTTATCAGCACCCACAAGGATACTCATGTTTCCTGAAGGGTGTTTGTTTTCTTTCATCAATTGGTGAGCCATTGCTGTCTCTTCAAACTTGTACGTATGAGAGAGAGCAGGATCTACCTTCTTGTCGATCACGAGTTGGTTCAAACCGGCTGCGTTTTCGTCGTTTGCAAAGTGAGAACCTTGGAGACGTTTTTGGCGCATCCACAGATATCTTAAGTCTACGGTTGCGTTATAACCTGTGGTTCCCGCGCAAATAACTACCATTCCTCCGGTTTCACATACGAAAACGGAAGTAGGGATGGTGGTCTCACCCGGATGTTCGAATACGATCTTAGGATTGTTTCCTTTTCCTGCGATGTCCCAGATAGCCTTTCCGAATTCGCGGGCTTGTTTGGTCCATTCTACAAATACTTCAGGCTTATTAATATCCGAAGTAAGGGCACCCCAATGTTTGAAATTGTTTCTGTTTATTACACCGGCAGCGCCAAGCTTTTTACAGAAGTCGATTTTGTCGTCGGAAGATACTACAGCGATCGGAATTCCGCCTGCTGCTTTTACGATCTGGATTGCCATAGCTCCGAGTCCACCGGCTCCTCCCCAAATCAACACTACGTCCCCCGGTTTTACATCGTTCGGTTTCCAGTGGTGAAGCATTCTGTATGCCGTTGCTCCAACGAGCATGTAAGCAGCAGCTTCTTCCCAAGAAAGATGTTTTGGTTTAGGAAGACATTGGTGGTCTTGGACCTTACAGAATTGTGCGAAGGATCCCCAGTTCGTTTCATACGCCCAAATCAATTCGGAAGGTGCAAGCATAGGATCATTCCCAGCTTTGATCCAAGGATCGTTTTTATCCCAGATACCGCAGTGTAGGACGACTTCGTCTCCGACTTTTACGTTCTTAACTTCGGAACCTACTTTATATACGATTCCGGAAGCGTCAGAACCTCCGATATGGAACTTCTCCGGCTCGCCTTTTTTGTTCCTAGCGGCAATCACATCTACCGGGAAGCCTAGACCGGCCCATACGTTGTTATAATTAATTCCTGCCGCCATGACTGCAACCAGCACTTCGTCCGGAGCAATTTCTGGGACATCTATCTCTTCCGGTTGGATGGATTTGATCGGGTCTCCATAACGCTCTGGTCGGATGACCTGTGCATGCATTTTTTTCGGGACCACCCCTAATGGAGGGAGTTGGCCAATTGGTACGATTTCAGGTGCGCTCATGGGGACCAGAAAACAGAACCGACCGAGGCTTACGAGAAAAAAAAGGGTCTTTAACTTAGCTTTTGAGGCTAACTAAGCAGGATATGATCGATCCTATCTTCCAATCCTCTGACCCTATCCTCAAAAAATCGCTCTGAGGAGATAGAAAGTATCAAACTATGCAATAGGTCCACGAGAAGGGATAGTTTAAGTTCCGCCTTCTTAGCCGGGGGGTTTCGATCCACGGCTGCATCCAGTAACTTCCTATACTGGGCTCCATAATGATTCGTATATTCTTGGACCAGATTTTCCGGCGCAGAATATACTAAGCTGAAGGGAAGTTTAGCTCTATCAGGAAACTGTCTAGCGATATCGGAAATTGCCCTGAATACGGATACAACCTCTTCTCTTAAACCTTTATCTTTTATCACTCTGCTTCGGATATCGTTCAATATCATCAAATGAGTGGCTACCAACGCTTTTCTAAACAGGTTCTCTTTGGAATGAAAATGATGATAGATACTAGGTTGCTCCAACCCACATTCTCTACTGATCTCTCTCAGAGAAGTTCCATGGAATCCCTTGCGGGCAAAAGCAATCGCAGCGCCTTCTAAAATTCTCTCTCGAGAATTTCTGAAAACTCCGTTTGTGGGGTAGACTGGGCTACCGTCCTTCTTTTTCACCGATCCGACCTCTTTTAGGAGGATTAATCCGGCGAAATGATTTTTTTTTGTCTGAAGATCGAAGATCCCGAAATCGCCGGAAGATCTATCCTTTAGGATAGAAATTTCACTATATTAGCGAAGATATAACAAACGCCAGAATTCCGCAATTCATTAACTTATTTGGAAATGCTATTTAGGTCAATCTTGTAGGAAAGTTAGTCTTACCCGACTTAAATGCAATCTGAAGATTCAGAACTCTTTCTTAAAAACTTCAAAGTAGTTATTCAACTCACTCGTACCAGGAAGTCTTCCTTCGGCTCCCGGTTGTTTTTTGCCTGGAGAACCTGGTTGGTTCAGGTTTTGATCCTTTTCCTCTCTCCCGAATGCGGCTGCAGGAGTGTATAATTGGCTTCCGAATAGAAGCTCGAAGTTTGCAACGTTAGACTCCGATTCATCTAATCTGATCTCTACTAAGAAATGATTTTCTCCGAATCTAGCTTCCCATTCATACACGAAAGAAGGTTCTACAAATCCCGTAAATAGAGGAGATAATTTTCTATCTTCGCTATCCGATTGGAAGATATGAACCAATACGGCTTGGTCAGGATTTTCGTGAGCGAGACCTATTCCTAACTTGCGAACGATCTTTCTATCCTTTCCTTCGGGGAATTGTAGTTTGAATGATACGGTATTCCCTTTGAATACGGAACCTGTAAAATGTGATTTTCGGTCTACGATATATCCTCTGTCTTTTAAAGAAATCTTAACTTCCTCCACCAATTTTTTGAATGGGGGGGGGCCTCCTGCTATGGTCTCTTTAGGATTAGCTGGGGGATTTGAAGGAGCGGTTTGGGCGTACGGACTCGACTGGATAATTAAGAATAAAAACAAAATTAAGGGAAAGAATCCAAGTCGGGGAAGTTCTAATAATAAAGATCGCATGATTACTAACAGACTAACTTGGATCGCACATTCTCGCCAGATTTTTTCGAAAATAATTCGGAAAATAGAGGAGAATCCCTTGGGAAAAGTCCAAAAACAACGATAAGTGAATTATGCGTCCCTGTTCTAAGAAAAAACTCGGAGGAATCATGAAAACGAATCTGGGTATTCTTACCTTTGCCTTGGCCTCAGTTTCCCTTTTAACCAATTGCGTTTCGCAATCCAAATACGACGCATTACAAGCGATGTACGAGGAAAAAGCAAGGGAGCTTTCCAATTTAGAAAGAGATAAATCTTCTCTTCAAAGATCCGTAGAAGATATGAAACGTATCCAGGAAGAAACGGAAAGAAGGATCGCCGATTACAGAAGCCTATTAGAAAGTTTTAAAGGAATGATCGATTCCGGAAAACTAAAGATCCGGATCGTAGACGGAAGAATGGTAGTAATTCTTTCTTCCGATATATTATTCCCTCCAGGATCTGCGAGTTTATCCTCAAAAGGAACGGATGCGATTAAAGAAGTTACAGGGATCTTATCTTCCCTTCACGGAAGAAGATTCCAAGTAGAAGGTCATACGGACGATGTACCCACCGGTATCAAAGGATATTCCAATTGGGAACTTGCGTCCGCAAGAGCTTTGACCGTATTGCATACAATGGTGAAGTCCGGAATGCCGGAAGATCGGATCAGCGCTGCTTCTATGGGATCTTCCCGTCCTTCTGTACCGAATACAAGTGTGGAGAATAGAACCGCAAATCGAAGGATAGAAATTGTAATCGTCCCGGATTTATCGAATCTACCTGGAATCGAAGAATTACGTAAATTGAGCGAATAGACCCGGCCTAGGATTCGCTTGGCGAATTACTGCACCCTATAAACTATGGTCCTATCCCCTCTTTTTAAGATTCCTTCGGTGTTAGGTAGGTTGTATGATCAGCGTTTCGGGTTTATCTCTGAATTTCGGAAAGAAAATTCTTTTTGAAAACGTTACAGTTAAGTTTAAGGAAAACTGTAGATACGGTCTGATCGGAGCCAACGGTTCCGGTAAATCCACTTTTATGAAAATCCTTGCCGGAATGGAACAAGCTGCCGCGGGTTCCGTTGCCATCGACGTAGGAGTCAAAGTAGGTTACTTAAAACAAGACCATTACGAATACGAAAATGAAACCGTATTGAATACTGTGATGATGGGGAATAAGGAACTCTGGGCAATCGCCAAAGAGAGGGATGAAATTTATTCCAAACCCGAAATGTCCGACGAAGACGGGATCCGAGTTTCCGAACTAGAGGAAGCTTTCGGAGAAATGGGTGGATACGAGGCGGAAAGTGTTGCAGGAGAATTGTTGGAAGGTTTAGGAATTCCTACAAACATCCACAGCCAGACACTTTCCTTTTTAACAGGTGGATTCAAACTTAGAGTATTACTCGCCCAAGTTCTATTCCAAAAACCGGATGTTCTACTTTTAGACGAGCCTACCAACCACTTGGATATCAAGACAATTCACTGGTTGGAATCATTCTTATTAAATTACAAGGGAGTCGTTATTGTGATCTCCCACGACCGTCACTTCATCAACTCGGTTGCTTCTCATATCTGCGACTTAGATTATCAAACGATGACAGTTTATCCTGGAAACTATGACGAGTATATGGAAGCTTCTCAGGCTGCCAGAGAAAGAGCTCAATCCGATAATAAAAGGTCAAAAGAAAAAATCGCAGAATTACAAGAATTCGTAAGTAGATTTAGCGCCAATGCGGCAAAATCCAAACAGGCTACTTCTCGCCAAAAGATGATCGAGAAGATCAAAGATAATATGACGGAGATCAGA is from Leptospira sp. WS58.C1 and encodes:
- a CDS encoding N-acyl-D-amino-acid deacylase family protein, with product MKYDVLIKNGRIFDGEGNGSFIGDVAVLDGTIVEISKSISGDAKKIYDAKGLWVTPGFIDFHTHYDAEVEASPGLKESVMHGVTTITMGSCSLSLCIGTAEDLADMFSRVEAIPREQVLPLLQKKKTWNSMKEYADHLNSLPLGPNVSTFLGHSAIRAYSMGLERSLSHGVKPTEQEMLQMEKLLQEAIDCGYLGLSINTLTWDKMDGSRFRSKPLPSTFAKWSEISRLNRIVRREERIFQGVPNVSTKYNVLLFFKESLGILRKKLKTTIISLMDPRSNRSIYKLVAFLTRIVNTILKGDVRLQAVPAVFDLYADGVDVVVFEEFGAGTAAIHLADLAERRKLLLDKGYRKWFRRQWTNWFLPRVFHRDFNESKIVECPDQKLVGRSFSELAKERKQHVVETFLDLCAEYGNDIRWYTVIGNDRKGPLKYIVSHPDVLIGFSDAGAHLRGMAHYNFPLRFLKLVRDAELEGKPFLSMEKAVWRVTGEIADWFGLDTGKLKVGAQADIVLLNPNGLNEKVETIQETPMPEFGGMVRLVRRNEEAIRAVLINGKVAVENGIVLPEIGKENGFGRFMAHKAKDYLYRSTKGQKRETAGSAA
- a CDS encoding zinc-dependent alcohol dehydrogenase family protein, which codes for MKAVQLSSFGKENLSLIDLPEPGKPGPGEVLVRFRAASLNFRDYLVVQGKYNPNFPVPMVPCSDGSGEIVEVGENVTGITSGDKINATFAPYWLSGHANKKELRTTLGGPLDGTLRQYAILPATGVVPMPSHLNFEEAATLPCAGLTAWSSFFVESRLKKGESVVIQGTGGVSLFALQFAKAVGATVYLTSSSDEKLERGKSLGADYLINYKSVTSWGEKIRELTGGEGADHIVEVGGAGTLEQSIKAVKLFGTIHLIGILAGAIKDLNLLPLVMNQIKVQGIVVGHREGFLAMNKAIEEWKLKPVVDKVYELSEFKDALEYLKDGKHFGKIVVRIP
- the ccrA gene encoding crotonyl-CoA carboxylase/reductase, coding for MSAPEIVPIGQLPPLGVVPKKMHAQVIRPERYGDPIKSIQPEEIDVPEIAPDEVLVAVMAAGINYNNVWAGLGFPVDVIAARNKKGEPEKFHIGGSDASGIVYKVGSEVKNVKVGDEVVLHCGIWDKNDPWIKAGNDPMLAPSELIWAYETNWGSFAQFCKVQDHQCLPKPKHLSWEEAAAYMLVGATAYRMLHHWKPNDVKPGDVVLIWGGAGGLGAMAIQIVKAAGGIPIAVVSSDDKIDFCKKLGAAGVINRNNFKHWGALTSDINKPEVFVEWTKQAREFGKAIWDIAGKGNNPKIVFEHPGETTIPTSVFVCETGGMVVICAGTTGYNATVDLRYLWMRQKRLQGSHFANDENAAGLNQLVIDKKVDPALSHTYKFEETAMAHQLMKENKHPSGNMSILVGADKLGLGRK
- a CDS encoding TetR/AcrR family transcriptional regulator, producing the protein MKKKDGSPVYPTNGVFRNSRERILEGAAIAFARKGFHGTSLREISRECGLEQPSIYHHFHSKENLFRKALVATHLMILNDIRSRVIKDKGLREEVVSVFRAISDIARQFPDRAKLPFSLVYSAPENLVQEYTNHYGAQYRKLLDAAVDRNPPAKKAELKLSLLVDLLHSLILSISSERFFEDRVRGLEDRIDHILLS
- a CDS encoding OmpA family protein; this translates as MKTNLGILTFALASVSLLTNCVSQSKYDALQAMYEEKARELSNLERDKSSLQRSVEDMKRIQEETERRIADYRSLLESFKGMIDSGKLKIRIVDGRMVVILSSDILFPPGSASLSSKGTDAIKEVTGILSSLHGRRFQVEGHTDDVPTGIKGYSNWELASARALTVLHTMVKSGMPEDRISAASMGSSRPSVPNTSVENRTANRRIEIVIVPDLSNLPGIEELRKLSE
- a CDS encoding ATP-binding cassette domain-containing protein is translated as MISVSGLSLNFGKKILFENVTVKFKENCRYGLIGANGSGKSTFMKILAGMEQAAAGSVAIDVGVKVGYLKQDHYEYENETVLNTVMMGNKELWAIAKERDEIYSKPEMSDEDGIRVSELEEAFGEMGGYEAESVAGELLEGLGIPTNIHSQTLSFLTGGFKLRVLLAQVLFQKPDVLLLDEPTNHLDIKTIHWLESFLLNYKGVVIVISHDRHFINSVASHICDLDYQTMTVYPGNYDEYMEASQAARERAQSDNKRSKEKIAELQEFVSRFSANAAKSKQATSRQKMIEKIKDNMTEIRPSSRLFPYIVFKMKRVLGKDVILADNITKAYEDRVIFKDFTINITKGEKIAIIGTNGVGKTTLLKTLMKQIEPDSGKVVFGDSVEASIFPQDHREGIGEDADSIIEWLYRYAPPGTEMEEIRAILGRMLFSGDMAKKPTQVLSGGEKSRIILGKMILAQDNLLALDEPTNHLDLESIESLNYALTKFEGTILFVSHDREFISSIATRVLEVTTEGIRDFKGTYEEFLEREGQEFYKRLAGGPVLTEAQ